The following coding sequences lie in one Frondihabitans peucedani genomic window:
- a CDS encoding DUF3151 domain-containing protein, whose protein sequence is MTSQNLLGVPETLLPHDPAVAAALESLPLEEAVIAHPEAPLLWALLSDETAESGRRLEAYAYARVGYHRGLDSLRKAGWRGQGPVPWRHEPNRGVLRALYALRRGAAAIGEDAEVERLTTFLDDADPTAIAAIEAERA, encoded by the coding sequence ATGACCTCGCAGAATCTCCTCGGTGTGCCCGAGACCCTCCTTCCTCACGATCCGGCCGTCGCTGCGGCTCTCGAGAGCCTGCCGCTGGAAGAGGCCGTCATCGCTCATCCTGAGGCGCCTCTCCTGTGGGCGCTCCTGTCGGACGAGACGGCGGAGTCGGGCAGGCGCCTCGAGGCCTACGCGTACGCCCGGGTCGGCTACCACCGGGGTCTCGACAGCCTTCGGAAGGCGGGCTGGCGCGGTCAGGGGCCCGTCCCGTGGCGGCACGAGCCCAATCGAGGCGTCCTCCGCGCGCTCTACGCACTGAGGCGCGGCGCCGCCGCCATCGGCGAGGACGCCGAGGTGGAGCGTCTGACGACGTTCCTCGACGACGCCGACCCGACGGCGATCGCGGCCATCGAGGCCGAGCGCGCCTGA
- a CDS encoding TrmH family RNA methyltransferase, translating to MPESESGRSPVPAVHPEWTTHGVGPWPGGPDAWPDDPRLDPVLLREGDTRNVVDRFRYWSMEAIVADLDSTRHPFHVAIENWQHDLNIGSIVRSANAFGAEAVHIIGRRRWNKRGAMVTDRYQHVTHHPDVESFLEWSSREHLPLLAIDNVEGSVPIERFELPARCVFLFGQEGPGLSAEALAAADATLEISQFGSTRSINASAAAAVVMHSWIVRHARIA from the coding sequence ATGCCTGAATCCGAGTCCGGCCGGTCGCCTGTCCCCGCAGTGCATCCGGAGTGGACCACTCACGGAGTGGGGCCGTGGCCCGGCGGCCCTGACGCCTGGCCGGACGACCCCCGTCTCGATCCGGTGCTCCTCCGAGAGGGCGACACCCGCAACGTCGTCGACCGGTTCCGGTACTGGTCGATGGAGGCCATCGTCGCCGACCTCGACTCCACGAGGCACCCCTTCCACGTCGCGATCGAGAACTGGCAGCACGACCTCAACATCGGCTCCATCGTCCGGAGCGCCAACGCCTTCGGCGCGGAGGCTGTCCACATCATCGGTCGGAGGCGGTGGAACAAGCGCGGGGCGATGGTCACCGACCGCTACCAGCACGTCACGCATCATCCCGACGTCGAGTCCTTCCTGGAGTGGTCGTCCCGCGAGCACCTGCCTCTCCTGGCCATCGACAACGTCGAGGGCTCCGTCCCGATCGAGCGCTTCGAGCTCCCGGCCCGCTGCGTCTTCCTCTTCGGCCAGGAGGGCCCCGGGCTCTCCGCCGAAGCGCTCGCCGCGGCCGATGCGACCCTCGAGATCTCGCAGTTCGGCTCCACGCGCAGCATCAATGCCTCCGCAGCAGCCGCCGTCGTCATGCACTCCTGGATCGTGCGCCACGCGCGGATCGCGTGA
- a CDS encoding HAD-IIA family hydrolase encodes MGTREEVECWLTDMDGVLVHENQALPGAAELIQQWEDESTPYLVLTNNSIFTPRDLSARLRASGLEVPEERIWTSALATADFCRSQMPGGSAFVIGEAGMTTALHEAGFIMTETAPDYVVVGETRNYSFEAITKAARLIMGGARFIVTNPDATGPSAEGILPATGAIAAMIAKVTGKEPYVVGKPNPMMFRSAMNRIGAHSENTAMIGDRMDTDIIAGIEAGLHTILVLTGISDQAEIDRYPFRPTEILSGVHELVRTEPVASDLGDAEGRL; translated from the coding sequence ATGGGAACCCGCGAAGAGGTCGAATGCTGGCTCACCGACATGGACGGCGTCCTGGTGCACGAGAACCAGGCGCTTCCGGGCGCTGCGGAGCTCATCCAGCAGTGGGAGGACGAGAGCACGCCCTACCTGGTGCTGACGAACAACTCGATCTTCACGCCGCGCGACCTCTCGGCGAGGCTCCGCGCCTCGGGGCTCGAGGTGCCCGAGGAGCGCATCTGGACCTCCGCCCTCGCGACCGCCGACTTCTGCCGGTCGCAGATGCCCGGCGGCTCGGCCTTCGTCATCGGCGAGGCCGGCATGACGACCGCCCTGCACGAGGCCGGCTTCATCATGACCGAGACCGCCCCCGACTACGTCGTCGTCGGTGAGACCCGGAACTACTCCTTCGAGGCGATCACGAAGGCGGCCCGGCTGATCATGGGCGGCGCGCGCTTCATCGTGACGAACCCCGACGCGACCGGCCCGAGCGCCGAGGGGATCCTGCCCGCCACCGGCGCGATCGCGGCGATGATCGCCAAGGTCACCGGCAAGGAGCCGTACGTGGTCGGGAAGCCGAACCCGATGATGTTCCGGTCGGCGATGAACAGGATCGGCGCGCACTCCGAGAACACCGCGATGATCGGCGACCGGATGGACACCGACATCATCGCCGGCATCGAGGCCGGACTCCACACGATCCTGGTGCTGACCGGCATCAGCGACCAGGCCGAGATCGACCGCTACCCGTTCCGGCCGACCGAGATCCTGTCGGGTGTGCACGAGCTCGTCCGGACCGAGCCCGTCGCGAGCGACCTCGGCGACGCCGAGGGCCGGCTCTGA
- a CDS encoding septum formation family protein, whose product MTDERRPDEPSIPDEEGAQPKSGAVPEQGATVPIVPRQLPPAAAFFGEPRTGRHSARAEPASTPEPDPSPEPDPAPEAEPESTAPHPMALDLSALRGQRDDSDASEKPIVEPVPWSLTGEQPALDVDALPPHDGVGETPTAAFGAVFGDAPHPPVSSGPRDSPEPPRPAPEASFTELLSVPADTPPPTSEPASFNWADLAAPAAPVEPASPAAEAVQSEADTQADSAAEPDDRTQAFDVLADRRSPVTDQAPPVTWLPPAPAPSAEAPAELPAEPDAHAPSSESGPETDPVRALFGDIVEPEPEPAPSPSESKTDAQDSARSEARPEQPAVEPDSAWADVPRDPPPAPPLAPAAASTPVWNLDTVEPASPIDPASPADPPPAPEPRRSDDLPPTEALTAPFLPSSPVVPQADAADAATRAFVVPPVLSEKDDRGSDTLAPSGVGASRRAITPIDPTRVPESWSAAAPFAPAPVPTDGGTEGPPGTGGGFASWPRQRKTLLFVGIALAFLIVLGALYFTARFIVSNAAAAEAPVAATAPSASAPASPKATPKASATPTPSPSSTAAAGPASAGVHQWSDLRGGECLSSFTDAWQQTYTVVDCSGSHAAQLVATGAVAGAAGSAYPGLAALEAQVAPKCQSSDVINMSAAQAYTGVQVSASYPATTEQWAAGSRTYYCFVSRTGGQTLTSSLKAG is encoded by the coding sequence GTGACCGACGAGCGCCGCCCCGACGAGCCGAGCATCCCCGACGAAGAGGGTGCCCAGCCGAAGAGCGGTGCTGTCCCGGAGCAGGGTGCGACCGTCCCGATCGTGCCGCGCCAGCTGCCGCCCGCGGCCGCGTTCTTCGGCGAGCCGCGGACGGGCAGGCACTCGGCCCGCGCGGAGCCCGCCTCGACGCCGGAGCCTGACCCTTCACCGGAGCCCGATCCTGCGCCCGAGGCCGAGCCGGAGTCCACGGCACCGCACCCGATGGCCCTCGACCTCTCGGCACTCCGGGGGCAGCGCGACGACTCCGACGCTTCCGAGAAGCCGATCGTGGAGCCGGTCCCGTGGAGCCTGACGGGCGAGCAGCCCGCGCTCGACGTCGACGCGCTCCCTCCGCACGACGGAGTCGGCGAGACTCCGACGGCCGCGTTCGGCGCCGTCTTCGGCGACGCGCCCCACCCGCCGGTGTCTTCGGGGCCGCGGGATTCGCCTGAACCGCCGCGTCCTGCTCCCGAGGCCTCGTTCACCGAGCTGCTCTCGGTTCCCGCCGACACCCCGCCGCCCACCTCGGAGCCCGCGAGCTTCAACTGGGCCGACCTCGCAGCGCCCGCTGCCCCCGTCGAGCCGGCTTCACCCGCCGCGGAAGCGGTCCAGTCAGAGGCTGATACCCAGGCCGATTCCGCCGCCGAGCCGGACGACCGCACGCAGGCGTTCGACGTCCTCGCCGACCGCCGATCTCCCGTCACCGATCAGGCACCCCCGGTCACGTGGCTGCCTCCCGCTCCGGCTCCCTCCGCCGAGGCTCCTGCCGAGCTGCCCGCTGAGCCGGACGCCCACGCACCCTCGTCGGAGTCCGGCCCCGAGACCGATCCTGTCCGCGCTCTCTTCGGTGACATCGTCGAGCCCGAGCCCGAGCCGGCCCCTTCGCCCTCGGAGTCGAAGACCGACGCGCAGGATTCTGCCCGCAGCGAGGCGCGCCCCGAGCAGCCCGCGGTCGAGCCCGACAGCGCCTGGGCCGATGTGCCTCGCGATCCTCCGCCGGCTCCGCCGCTCGCACCGGCCGCGGCCTCCACACCCGTCTGGAACCTCGACACGGTCGAGCCGGCCAGCCCGATCGACCCGGCCAGCCCTGCCGATCCGCCCCCCGCTCCGGAGCCGAGGCGCTCCGACGACCTGCCGCCGACCGAGGCGCTCACCGCTCCCTTCCTGCCGTCGTCCCCAGTCGTGCCCCAGGCCGACGCCGCCGACGCGGCGACGCGCGCCTTCGTCGTGCCGCCCGTGCTCTCCGAGAAGGACGACCGGGGCTCCGACACCCTCGCCCCGAGCGGCGTCGGTGCGAGTCGCCGCGCGATCACGCCCATCGACCCGACGAGGGTCCCCGAGTCGTGGTCGGCGGCCGCGCCGTTCGCGCCTGCGCCCGTGCCCACCGACGGCGGAACCGAGGGGCCGCCCGGCACCGGAGGCGGCTTCGCCTCCTGGCCCCGGCAGCGCAAGACCCTGCTCTTCGTCGGCATCGCCCTCGCCTTCCTGATCGTGCTCGGGGCCCTCTACTTCACGGCGCGCTTCATCGTCTCGAACGCGGCCGCCGCCGAAGCGCCGGTCGCCGCCACCGCGCCCTCCGCGTCGGCGCCCGCGTCTCCGAAGGCGACTCCGAAGGCGAGTGCCACGCCGACTCCGTCTCCGTCGTCGACCGCGGCTGCCGGCCCGGCCTCGGCGGGAGTCCACCAGTGGAGCGATCTCCGCGGCGGCGAGTGCCTGTCGTCCTTCACCGACGCCTGGCAGCAGACCTACACGGTCGTCGACTGCAGCGGGTCCCACGCGGCCCAGCTCGTGGCGACGGGCGCCGTCGCGGGCGCAGCAGGATCGGCCTACCCGGGGCTGGCGGCCCTCGAGGCCCAGGTCGCACCGAAGTGCCAGTCGAGCGACGTCATCAACATGAGCGCCGCCCAGGCCTACACGGGCGTGCAGGTCTCGGCCAGCTATCCCGCGACGACCGAGCAGTGGGCCGCAGGATCGCGTACGTACTACTGCTTCGTCAGCCGCACCGGGGGCCAGACGTTGACGTCGAGCCTCAAGGCCGGCTGA
- the pyrE gene encoding orotate phosphoribosyltransferase, which yields MSDVTDERQRLIDYISELAVFHGDFTLTSGKKASYYVDLRKVSLDHRVAPLIGRVMVDLIAGVPAVFAVGGLTMGADPIAAAVLHQGAALGKDYDAFVVRKEPKDHGRGRQVEGPELEGKRVIVLEDTSTTGGSPLKAIEALKRVGAEVVGVAVVVDRSTGAREVIEQAGYPYFAAISLEDLGLEP from the coding sequence ATGTCGGACGTGACCGACGAACGCCAGAGGCTCATCGACTACATCAGCGAGCTCGCCGTCTTCCACGGCGACTTCACGCTGACCAGCGGCAAGAAGGCGTCGTACTACGTCGACCTCCGGAAGGTCAGCCTCGACCACCGCGTGGCCCCGCTCATCGGCCGGGTCATGGTCGACCTCATCGCGGGCGTGCCCGCCGTCTTCGCCGTCGGCGGGCTGACCATGGGCGCCGATCCCATCGCGGCCGCCGTCCTGCACCAGGGGGCAGCCCTGGGCAAGGACTACGACGCGTTCGTCGTGCGCAAGGAGCCCAAAGACCACGGCCGCGGACGCCAGGTCGAGGGTCCGGAGCTCGAGGGCAAGCGCGTGATCGTGCTCGAAGACACCTCGACGACCGGCGGCTCGCCGCTCAAGGCGATCGAGGCCTTGAAGAGGGTCGGCGCCGAGGTCGTCGGCGTCGCTGTCGTCGTCGACCGGTCGACCGGGGCCCGCGAGGTCATCGAGCAGGCCGGCTACCCCTACTTCGCTGCGATCAGCCTGGAAGACCTCGGACTCGAACCGTGA
- a CDS encoding exodeoxyribonuclease III has protein sequence MRVATWNVNSIRARAGRVVDWLVREDVDVLGMQEIKCKPEQFPYDLFHEAGYDIELHGLSQWNGVAFASRLPMTDVEITFPSQPGFAKGVESQDAPKEARAIGVTVDGVRLWSLYVPNGRELDDPHYVYKLDWLAKLQAETRTWLKDDPKLPLALMGDWNVAPLDTDVWDPAVFEGHTHTSVPEREAFAAFQEPGLLTDVVRPRLPDGYTYWDYKQLRFPRNEGMRIDFILGSEAFAELVTSARIDRNERKGDAPSDHVPVVVDLDVDGGDDDDRPMIF, from the coding sequence ATGCGTGTCGCCACCTGGAACGTCAACTCCATCCGTGCCCGCGCGGGCCGCGTCGTCGACTGGCTCGTGCGCGAAGACGTCGACGTGCTCGGCATGCAGGAGATCAAGTGCAAGCCCGAGCAGTTCCCCTACGACCTCTTCCACGAGGCCGGCTACGACATCGAGCTGCACGGCCTCAGCCAGTGGAACGGCGTCGCGTTCGCCAGCCGCCTCCCGATGACCGACGTCGAGATCACGTTCCCCAGCCAGCCCGGCTTCGCCAAGGGCGTCGAGTCGCAGGATGCCCCGAAGGAGGCCCGCGCGATCGGCGTCACGGTCGACGGGGTGCGGCTCTGGAGCCTCTACGTCCCGAACGGCCGCGAGCTCGACGACCCGCACTACGTCTACAAGCTCGACTGGCTGGCGAAGCTGCAGGCCGAGACACGCACCTGGCTGAAGGACGACCCGAAGCTGCCGCTGGCGCTGATGGGCGACTGGAACGTGGCTCCCCTCGACACCGATGTGTGGGATCCTGCGGTCTTCGAGGGCCACACCCACACGAGCGTGCCCGAGCGCGAGGCGTTCGCCGCGTTCCAGGAGCCGGGGCTGCTCACCGACGTCGTGCGCCCGCGCCTTCCCGACGGCTACACCTACTGGGACTACAAGCAGCTCCGCTTCCCGCGCAACGAGGGCATGCGGATCGACTTCATCCTGGGCAGCGAAGCGTTTGCCGAGCTCGTCACGAGCGCCCGGATCGACCGCAACGAGCGCAAGGGCGACGCCCCGAGCGACCACGTGCCCGTCGTGGTCGACCTCGACGTCGACGGGGGCGACGACGACGACCGCCCGATGATCTTCTAG
- a CDS encoding AEC family transporter: protein MGGVLIGFGIIGVVILVGYVVGRIDLLGPQGHRALSQLVFFVLTPCLLFVTISKADVAVLFSPILVVSTAAALVAALISVVILRLVLHRSAAETTMGTMAGAYVNANNIGLPVAVYVLGSATFVAPVLLFQLLVLTPVVLTIMDVTTNRGSGASRWRTVTRPFTNPLLIASLVGVLCSVFGVTIPDDVREPFALIGAAAVPVVLISFGMSLHGQKPLQPGTARVDVLVESALKVVVMPVVAWLLGAFVFDFSHEQLFVVVVLAGLPSAQNAFNYAQRYQVGVAVARDTVLITTVAAVPALVAVAALLK from the coding sequence ATGGGCGGTGTTCTGATCGGGTTCGGCATCATCGGCGTCGTGATCCTGGTCGGGTACGTCGTCGGCCGGATCGACCTCCTCGGCCCGCAGGGGCACCGCGCGCTCAGCCAGCTGGTGTTCTTCGTGCTCACACCGTGCCTTCTCTTCGTCACGATCTCGAAGGCCGACGTCGCCGTGCTGTTCTCGCCGATCCTGGTGGTATCGACCGCCGCAGCCCTCGTCGCAGCTCTGATCTCGGTCGTGATCCTGCGCCTCGTGCTCCACCGCTCGGCGGCCGAGACGACGATGGGCACGATGGCGGGCGCCTACGTCAACGCCAACAACATCGGGCTGCCCGTCGCGGTGTACGTGCTCGGGAGCGCGACCTTCGTCGCCCCGGTGCTGCTCTTCCAGCTGCTGGTGCTGACGCCGGTGGTGCTCACGATCATGGACGTCACGACCAACCGGGGGTCGGGAGCGTCGCGCTGGCGGACGGTGACGCGCCCGTTCACGAACCCGCTGCTCATCGCCTCGCTCGTCGGCGTGCTCTGCTCGGTCTTCGGAGTCACGATCCCGGACGATGTGCGAGAGCCCTTCGCGCTGATCGGCGCAGCCGCCGTGCCCGTCGTGCTCATCTCGTTCGGCATGTCGCTCCACGGGCAGAAGCCGCTCCAGCCCGGGACGGCGCGGGTCGACGTGCTCGTGGAGAGCGCCCTCAAGGTGGTCGTGATGCCCGTCGTCGCGTGGCTGCTCGGGGCGTTCGTGTTCGACTTCTCGCACGAGCAGCTCTTCGTCGTGGTGGTGCTCGCCGGGCTCCCGAGCGCGCAGAACGCGTTCAACTACGCGCAGAGGTACCAGGTGGGTGTCGCCGTCGCGCGTGACACCGTGCTGATCACGACGGTGGCCGCTGTGCCGGCGCTCGTCGCGGTGGCGGCCCTGCTCAAGTAG
- a CDS encoding alpha/beta fold hydrolase, whose protein sequence is MSEMEFNGGSFHYEIDGDPGHPALVLIHAGVANLRMWDAVVPALAGDHRILRYDTRGFGLTTTTDVRFSEIDDLLALMDHAGIERATLIGASRGGRIAIDAAVEKPERVTGLVTIGSNPSGFPEVELTERENDLFDELDELLAAGEHERLNRRETELWAAGPTRDVIELDPAFLSLAYELNAVNLPHLRDKATPVPLESPAYYRTVDIEVPSLFAVGEHDLSGELAATEYLLSTVPDSDGARFFDSAHLPSVERPDEFVRVLTGWLDTHSL, encoded by the coding sequence ATGTCTGAGATGGAATTCAACGGCGGCTCCTTCCACTACGAGATCGACGGCGATCCCGGCCACCCGGCGCTCGTGCTGATCCACGCGGGCGTCGCGAACCTCCGGATGTGGGACGCCGTCGTGCCTGCGCTGGCAGGCGACCACCGGATCCTGCGCTACGACACCCGCGGATTCGGCCTGACGACCACGACCGACGTGCGCTTCTCGGAGATCGACGACCTCCTCGCCCTGATGGACCACGCGGGCATCGAGCGGGCGACGCTGATCGGGGCGTCGAGGGGCGGCAGGATCGCCATCGACGCCGCCGTCGAGAAGCCCGAGCGGGTCACGGGCCTCGTCACCATCGGCTCGAACCCCAGCGGATTCCCGGAGGTCGAGCTGACCGAGCGTGAGAACGACCTGTTCGACGAGCTCGACGAGCTCCTCGCCGCGGGCGAGCACGAGCGCCTGAACCGCCGCGAGACCGAGCTCTGGGCCGCAGGGCCGACGCGCGACGTGATCGAGCTCGATCCTGCGTTCCTGTCGCTGGCGTACGAGCTGAACGCGGTCAACCTGCCCCACCTGCGGGACAAGGCCACCCCGGTGCCGCTCGAGTCGCCTGCCTACTACCGCACCGTCGACATCGAGGTCCCGTCGCTCTTCGCGGTCGGCGAGCACGACCTCTCCGGAGAGCTGGCGGCGACCGAGTACCTCCTGTCGACGGTGCCCGACTCGGACGGCGCGAGGTTCTTCGACTCGGCTCATCTGCCGAGCGTCGAGCGGCCCGACGAGTTCGTCCGAGTGCTCACAGGCTGGCTCGACACCCACTCGCTCTGA
- a CDS encoding threonine aldolase family protein, translated as MTALHDPSSHSFASDNYSGVHPQVMRAVAEANGGHVGSYGADPYTARFQELVTEHFGEGSTVHPVLTGTGANVASLQALVPRWGAVICAATAHINTDEGGAPERLGGLKLLTVSTPDGKLTPELIDRQAHGFGDQQRSQPLAVSITQSTELGTAYSVAEIRAITRHAHSLGMKVHLDGARLANAAASTGASLRELTRDAGVDVVSFGGTKNGLLLGESIVVLTDDELEGIPYIRKMDAQLASKMRFISAQFVPLLEGDLWLRSARHANAMAARLAAALIELPGVTITREVQANAVFAILPSHLIETVRAEHRFYDWDRETGEVRLMCSFDTQPEHVDALVASIRLGVERAA; from the coding sequence GTGACCGCTCTGCACGACCCCTCCTCCCACTCCTTCGCGTCCGACAACTACTCGGGCGTCCACCCCCAAGTCATGCGCGCCGTCGCGGAGGCCAACGGCGGGCACGTCGGCTCGTACGGGGCCGACCCGTACACCGCCCGGTTCCAGGAGCTCGTCACCGAGCACTTCGGCGAGGGCTCGACCGTGCACCCCGTGCTGACGGGCACCGGCGCGAACGTGGCGTCGCTGCAGGCCCTCGTGCCGCGGTGGGGCGCCGTCATCTGCGCTGCCACCGCGCACATCAACACCGACGAGGGCGGAGCGCCCGAGCGCCTCGGCGGCCTGAAGCTGCTCACGGTCTCGACACCCGACGGCAAGCTGACGCCCGAGCTCATCGACCGCCAGGCGCACGGCTTCGGCGACCAGCAGCGGTCGCAGCCGCTCGCGGTGTCGATCACGCAGAGCACCGAGCTCGGCACTGCGTACTCGGTCGCCGAGATCCGAGCGATCACCCGCCACGCTCACTCGCTCGGCATGAAGGTGCACCTCGACGGCGCCCGACTCGCCAACGCAGCCGCCTCGACCGGCGCCTCGCTCCGGGAGCTGACTCGTGATGCAGGAGTCGACGTGGTCTCGTTCGGCGGCACGAAGAACGGCCTCCTCCTGGGCGAGTCGATCGTGGTCCTGACCGACGACGAGCTCGAGGGCATCCCCTACATCCGCAAGATGGACGCCCAGCTGGCCTCGAAGATGAGGTTCATCTCGGCGCAGTTCGTACCGCTCCTCGAGGGCGACCTCTGGCTGCGGTCCGCTCGTCACGCCAACGCGATGGCCGCCCGCCTCGCCGCCGCCCTGATCGAGCTCCCCGGGGTCACGATCACGCGGGAGGTGCAGGCGAACGCGGTCTTCGCGATCCTGCCGTCCCATCTGATCGAGACGGTGCGGGCCGAGCACCGGTTCTACGACTGGGACCGCGAGACCGGCGAGGTCCGGCTGATGTGCTCCTTCGACACGCAGCCCGAGCACGTCGACGCGCTCGTCGCGTCGATCCGTCTCGGCGTCGAGAGGGCCGCGTGA
- a CDS encoding nitroreductase family protein has protein sequence MTITDQSTVRTSETAVPIVGLLSERWSPRSYDPSATISDEQLTALLEAARWAPSAANLQPRRFVVGRRGTATFETILKNLVGFNSAWAGNAAALVVAIAETSTEEGDERRWAEYDLGAALSALSVQAHAEGLHTHQMGGFEVDGIRAAFELPERLVPVTVTAVGVVDSADKLPEQLAERETLPRTRLSLDELVLVRD, from the coding sequence ATGACCATCACGGATCAGTCCACCGTCCGCACGTCAGAGACCGCCGTCCCGATCGTCGGTCTCCTCTCCGAGCGCTGGAGCCCCCGCTCCTACGACCCCTCGGCGACCATCTCCGACGAGCAGCTGACCGCGCTCCTCGAGGCCGCCCGCTGGGCCCCCTCGGCCGCCAACCTGCAGCCCCGCCGCTTCGTCGTCGGTCGCCGCGGAACCGCGACGTTCGAGACGATCCTGAAGAACCTCGTCGGCTTCAACTCCGCCTGGGCGGGCAACGCGGCCGCCCTCGTCGTCGCCATCGCCGAGACCTCGACCGAGGAGGGCGACGAGCGCCGCTGGGCCGAGTACGACCTCGGTGCCGCGCTCTCCGCCCTGTCCGTGCAGGCGCACGCCGAGGGTCTGCACACGCACCAGATGGGCGGGTTCGAGGTCGACGGCATCCGCGCGGCGTTCGAGCTCCCCGAGCGCCTCGTGCCCGTCACCGTGACGGCCGTCGGCGTCGTCGACTCCGCCGACAAGCTGCCCGAGCAGCTGGCCGAGCGCGAGACCCTGCCGCGCACCCGCCTCTCGCTCGACGAGCTGGTGCTGGTCCGCGACTGA
- a CDS encoding phosphoribosylanthranilate isomerase, which yields MWIKICGLSTPETVDVAVEAGTDAVGFVFAPGSPRAVTAETAAALVARVPAGVETVGVFRNQSADEVVRLARDGGVGVVQLHGDETPEVFDEVRAAGFSVIRALGAARWSSEPQDHASAFGETRLLLDAPDPGAGSTFDEAVLGGSTPPAGWILAGGLTPANVARLVATLEPAGVDVSSGVESSRGVKSPALIREFIRAARAARDAGADRSV from the coding sequence GTGTGGATCAAGATCTGCGGCCTCTCGACACCCGAGACGGTCGACGTCGCCGTCGAGGCCGGGACGGACGCCGTCGGCTTCGTCTTCGCTCCGGGCAGCCCTCGCGCAGTCACGGCCGAGACTGCCGCCGCACTCGTCGCGAGGGTGCCGGCCGGAGTCGAGACGGTCGGCGTCTTCCGGAACCAGTCGGCGGACGAGGTCGTGCGCCTCGCCCGAGACGGTGGCGTCGGTGTCGTCCAACTCCACGGCGACGAGACGCCCGAGGTCTTCGACGAGGTGCGGGCGGCCGGCTTCTCGGTCATCCGCGCGCTCGGGGCTGCGCGGTGGAGTTCAGAGCCGCAGGATCACGCCTCGGCATTCGGCGAGACGCGCCTGCTTCTCGACGCCCCCGATCCCGGGGCCGGGTCGACCTTCGACGAGGCCGTCCTCGGGGGATCGACGCCGCCGGCCGGCTGGATCCTCGCGGGCGGACTCACTCCGGCCAACGTGGCGCGGCTCGTCGCGACGCTCGAACCCGCGGGCGTCGACGTCTCGAGCGGGGTGGAGTCGTCTCGCGGTGTGAAGAGCCCGGCGTTGATCCGGGAGTTCATCCGGGCTGCTCGGGCTGCCCGGGACGCTGGCGCCGACCGCTCGGTCTGA